A part of Molothrus aeneus isolate 106 chromosome 10, BPBGC_Maene_1.0, whole genome shotgun sequence genomic DNA contains:
- the TNK2 gene encoding activated CDC42 kinase 1 isoform X7, with protein MQAEEGTDWLLELLTELQLQQYFLRIRDELNVTRLSHFEYVKNEDLEKIGMGRPGQRRLWEAVKRRKAMCKRKSWMSKVFSGKRPESELPPQPQSTFRKPPTPPPPEAGGQHSLTCLVRERDLSIFEKLGDGSFGVVRRGEWCTPAGKTLNVAVKCLKTDVLSQPEALDDFIREVNAMHSLDHRNLIRLYGVVLSHPMKMVTELAPLGSLLDRLRKNQGHFLISTLCQYAIQVAKGMAYLESKRFIHRDLAARNILLASNELVKIGDFGLMRALPKNDDHYVMQEHRKVPFAWCAPESLKTRTFSHASDTWMFGVTLWEMFTYGQEPWIGLNGSQILHKIDKEGERLPRPEDCPQDIYNVMLQCWAHKPEDRPTFVALRDFLVEAQPTDMRALQDFEEPDKLHIQMNDIITVIEGRAENYWWRGQNKRTLKVGQFPRNTVTSVAGLSAHDISQPLKNSFIHTGHGDTNPQHCWGFPDKIDELYLGNPLDPPDILGVDQTAARPTQLPGRAKRQPPPRPPQPTVLLTKPCYDPVSEEEEGLPGGLRKLCLKKPGTGKGLRPVKPSARVPGTKVGERQPRRLASEGTASGEVTLIDFGEDVPQGSPSPVGELTALSLAELAMEAFSLLDKTPPQSPTRALPRPLHPTPVVDWDARPLPPPPAYDDVAQDEDDIEVCSITSPPSRRGKTNYGFVDEGERGPALEDNLFLPPKEAKQPSMTQTTELFEELQQECMKRLNVPLGPAAPADDKPQIPPRVPIPPRPLRRNEPGRWSGDLSPASGGEEDRPPQIPPRDPLSRPTSRTPSPMALQVGSPQQRAALCSCLSTSPGKPMPTTQSFALDPKYATPKVIQAQGKDCSKGPCILPIVKDGQKVSSTHYYLLPERPAYLDKYEKFFKEAKSPEEVAASRQVTTATVRPMVQQPLSDCKGNFSSNNSNPGPKCLVKASCSLQKIVYDGPDVCRPADKIRLVQDMVHGVTTEECQAALQSHGWNVQRAIQYLKVEQLFCLGLKSRGECQQVLEKFNWNLAQASSHLLGPYSATRQKW; from the exons ATGCAGGCGGAGGAGGGCACGGactggctgctggagctgctcaccgagctgcagctgcagcagtacTTCCTGCGCATCCGAGACGAGCTCAACGTCACACGCCTCTCCCACTTTGAGTACGTCAAAAATGAGGATCTGGAGAAGATTGGCATGGGACGCCCCG GCCAGCGGCGGCTGTGGGAGGCAGTGAAGCGGAGGAAAGCCATGTGCAAGCGGAAATCCTGGATGAGCAAG GTGTTCAGTGGGAAGCGCCCAGAGTCGGAGCTGCcacctcagccccagagcacctTCCGCAAGCCTCCCACACCACCACCCCCTGAAGCTGGGGGCCAGCACTCCCTGACCTGCCTCGTGCGGGAGCGGGACCTCTCAATCTTTGAGAAGCTGGGTGACGGCTCCTTCGGGGTCGTGCGGCGCGGCGAGTGGTGCACGCCTGCTGGCAAGACG CTGAATGTGGCAGTGAAGTGCCTCAAGACAGATGTGCTGAGCCAGCCGGAGGCACTGGACGACTTCATCCGGGAGGTGAATGCCATGCACTCCCTGGACCACAGGAACCTCATCCGCCTGTATGGCGTGGTGCTCTCCCACCCCATGAAGATG GTGACAGAGCTGGCCCCACTGGGCTCCCTCCTGGACCGCCTGCGGAAGAACCAGGGCCATTTCCTCATCTCCACCCTGTGCCAGtatgccatccaggtggccaaGGGCATGGCCTACCTGGAGTCCAAGCGCTTCATCCACCGCGACCTGGCTGCCCGCAACATCCTGCTGGCCTCCAATGAGCTCGTCAAGATCGGGGACTTCGGTCTGATGCGGGCACTGCCCAAAAATGACGATCACTACGTGATGCAGGAGCATCGCAAGGTCCCCTTTGCCTG GTGTGCTCCTGAGAGCCTGAAGACACGCACCTTCTCCCACGCCAGTGACACCTGGATGTTCGGAGTGACCCTCTGGGAGATGTTCACCTATGGTCAGGAGCCTTGGATTGGCCTCAATGGCAGCCAG ATCCTGCACAAGATAGACAAGGAGGGTGAGCGGCTTCCAAGGCCTGAGGACTGTCCCCAGGACATCTACAATGTCATGTtgcagtgctgggcacacaAGCCTGAGGACCGACCCACCTTCGTGGCCTTGCGAGACTTCTTGGTGGAG GCTCAGCCCACTGACATGAGAGCGCTGCAGGACTTTGAGGAACCAGACAAGCTGCACATCCAGATGAACGACATCATCACGGTCATTGAGGGCAG GGCCGAGAATTACTGGTGGCGGGGTCAGAATAAACGGACCCTAAAAGTGGGCCAATTTCCCCGAAACACGGTGACCTCGGTGGCAGGGCTGTCGGCCCACGACATCAGCCAGCCACTTAAAAACAGCTTCATCCACACAGGCCATGGAGACACCAACCCGCAGCACTGCTGGGGGTTTCCCGATAAAATTGATGA GCTGTACCTGGGAAATCCCTTGGACCCTCCTGATATTTTAGGTGTGGACCAAACTGCTGCCAGACCTACACAGCTTCCAGGGAGGGCTAAAA GGCAGCCTCCTCCGCGCCCACCTCAGCCTACCGTCCTGCTCACCA AGCCTTGCTACGACCCGGttagtgaggaggaggagggtctGCCAGGGGGTCTCCGGAAGCTCTGCCTGAAGAAgccaggcacagggaagggccTGCGACCAGTCAAGCCATCAGCACGAGTTCCAGGCACCAAGGTGGGCGAGCGACAACCCAGACGGCTGGCAAGTGAGGGGACAGCAAGCGGCGAGGTGACTCTCATTGACTTTGGGGAGGACGTTCCCCAGGGTAGCCCCTCTCCAGTGGGAGAGCTGACAGCCCTATCATTAGCTGAGCTGGCCATGGAGGCCTTCTCTTTGCTGGACAAGACCCCACCACAGAGCCCCACGCGGGCTCTACCTCGGCCTCTGCACCCCACGCCGGTGGTGGACTGGGATGCCCGGCCCTTGCCCCCACCGCCTGCCTATGATGACGTGGCACAGGATGAGGACGATATTGAAGTCTGCTCTATCACCAGCCCCCCGAGCCGGCGGGGAAAGACCAACTATGGCTTTGTGGATGAAGGTGAGCGGGGACCGGCACTGGAGGACAACCTCTTCCTGCCCCCCAAGGAGGCCAAGCAGCCCAGCATGACACAGACCACCGAGCTCTtcgaggagctgcagcaggagtgcaTGAAGAGGCTCAACGTCCCTCTGGGACCGGCTGCACCAGCTGACGACAAGCCCCAGATCCCTCCCCGTGTCCCAATCCCGCCCCGGCCCCTTCGCCGCAATGAGCCTGGGCGCTGGTCAGGAGACCTCTCCCCAGCTTCGGGGGGCGAGGAGGACCGGCCGCCCCAGATCCCCCCGCGGGACCCGCTGTCCCGGCCCACTTCCCGGACACCCAGCCCTatggctctgcaggtgggctccCCCCAGCAACGtgctgccctctgctcctgcctctccacCTCACCAGGGAAGCCCATGCCCACCACACAGAGCTTCGCCCTCGACCCTAAGTACGCCACGCCCAAGGTCATCCAGGCGCAGGGCAAGGACTGCTCCAAGGGACCCTGCATCCTGCCCATCGTGAAGGATGGGCAGAAGGTCAGCAGCACTCACTACTACCTGCTGCCCGAGCGCCCGGCCTACCTGGACAAGTATGAGAAGTTTTTCAAGGAGGCTAAAAGCCCTGAGGAGGTGGCAGCGTCCCGCCAGGTCACCACAGCCACCGTCCGTCCCATGGTGCAGCAGCCACTGTCAGACTGCAAGGGCAACTTTTCTTCCAACAACAGCAACCCTGGGCCCAAGTGCCTGGTGAAagcctcctgcagcctccagaaGATCGTGTACGACGGGCCGGATGTTTGCCGTCCTGCTGACAAGATCCGGCTG GTGCAGGACATGGTGCATGGTGTGACCACCGAGGAATGCCAGGCAGCCCTTCAGAGCCATGGCTGGAACGTCCAACGGGCTATCCAGTACCTGAAG GTGGAGCAGCTCTTCTGCCTGGGGCTGAAGTCCCGTGGTGAGTGCCAGCAGGTGCTGGAGAAGTTCAACTGGAACCTGGCACAGGCCAGCTCCCACCTCCTCGGTCCCTACAGCGCCACCCGCCAGAA Gtggtga